One window of Streptomyces sp. NBC_00273 genomic DNA carries:
- a CDS encoding class II fumarate hydratase yields MTDDQQADAFRTEHDSMGEVRVPRDAKWRAQTQRAVENFPVSGQRLERAHIEALARIKAAAAVVNAKLGVVDQDLADAIRSAAAEVADGRWDDHFPVDVFQTGSGTSSNMNTNEVIATLATERLGREVHPNDHVNASQSSNDVFPSSIHIAATAAVTGELVPALEHLAAALERKAGEFAQVVKAGRTHLMDATPVTLGQEFGGYAAQVRYGVERLRAALPRLAELPLGGTAVGTGINTPPGFSAAVIAEVAATTGLPLTEARDHFEAQGARDALVETSGMLRTIAVSLTKISNDLRWMASGPRTGLAEINLPDLQPGSSIMPGKVNPVVPEAVLMVAAQVMGNDAAVAVAGAAGNFELNVMLPVMARNLLESIRLLGSASRLLADRTIDGITANEARAREYAESSPSVVTPLNRYIGYEEAAKVAKRSLAERKTIREVVLESGYVERGALTLEQLDEALDVLRMTHP; encoded by the coding sequence ATGACGGATGACCAGCAGGCCGATGCGTTCCGGACCGAGCACGACTCCATGGGCGAGGTACGGGTGCCCCGGGACGCCAAATGGCGGGCCCAGACCCAGCGCGCGGTGGAGAACTTCCCCGTCTCCGGGCAGCGGTTGGAGCGTGCCCACATCGAGGCGCTCGCCCGGATCAAGGCCGCCGCGGCCGTGGTGAACGCGAAGCTCGGCGTGGTGGACCAGGACCTCGCCGATGCGATCCGCTCCGCCGCCGCCGAGGTCGCGGACGGCCGCTGGGACGACCACTTCCCCGTGGACGTCTTCCAGACCGGCTCCGGAACCTCGTCCAACATGAACACCAACGAGGTGATCGCCACCCTCGCCACCGAGCGCCTGGGCCGCGAGGTCCACCCCAATGACCACGTCAACGCCTCGCAGAGCTCCAACGACGTCTTCCCGTCGTCCATCCACATCGCGGCCACCGCCGCCGTCACCGGCGAGCTGGTCCCGGCGCTGGAGCACCTGGCGGCCGCACTGGAGCGCAAGGCCGGCGAGTTCGCCCAGGTCGTCAAGGCCGGGCGGACCCACCTGATGGACGCCACCCCGGTCACGCTCGGCCAGGAGTTCGGCGGGTACGCCGCCCAGGTCCGCTACGGCGTCGAGCGGCTGCGGGCGGCCCTGCCGCGACTGGCCGAGCTGCCGCTGGGCGGCACCGCAGTGGGCACCGGCATCAACACCCCGCCCGGCTTCTCCGCCGCGGTGATCGCCGAAGTCGCCGCCACGACCGGGCTGCCGCTGACCGAGGCCCGCGACCACTTCGAGGCGCAGGGGGCCCGGGACGCCCTCGTGGAGACCTCCGGAATGCTCCGCACGATCGCCGTCTCCCTCACCAAGATCTCCAACGACCTCCGCTGGATGGCTTCCGGACCGCGCACAGGTTTGGCCGAAATCAATCTCCCGGATCTCCAGCCGGGCTCCTCGATCATGCCCGGCAAGGTCAATCCGGTGGTCCCCGAGGCCGTCCTGATGGTCGCCGCACAGGTCATGGGGAACGACGCGGCCGTCGCCGTGGCGGGCGCGGCCGGCAATTTCGAGCTCAACGTGATGCTCCCGGTGATGGCCAGGAACCTCCTCGAATCGATCCGGCTGCTCGGCAGCGCGAGCCGCCTGCTGGCCGACCGCACGATCGACGGGATCACCGCCAACGAGGCCCGGGCCAGGGAGTACGCCGAGTCCTCGCCCTCCGTGGTCACCCCGCTCAACCGCTACATCGGCTACGAGGAGGCCGCCAAGGTCGCCAAGAGGTCCCTCGCCGAACGCAAGACGATCAGGGAGGTGGTCCTGGAGTCCGGTTACGTGGAGCGCGGCGCCCTCACCCTGGAGCAGCTGGACGAGGCCCTCGACGTGCTGCGCATGACGCATCCCTGA
- the fomD gene encoding cytidylyl-2-hydroxypropylphosphonate hydrolase yields the protein MTGTFKPGNSAARSAPRSPAQGPRWAPGEQVLWRYRDHAPGLKGPVHICRPVTVVQDTDELLAVWMAPGTECVKPVLADGTSVHEEPLATRYTAPRTTARSRWFGSGVLKLARPGESWSVWLFWGPGWQFKNWYVNLEEPRSRWAGGVDSVDHFLDIAVYPDRSWKWLDEDEFAQAQRSGLMDREQADRVRESGRAAVEVIEEWGAPFSGGWEDWRPDPAWRIPALPDDWDTTPAHMTS from the coding sequence ATGACAGGTACTTTCAAGCCCGGGAACTCCGCGGCGCGGAGCGCGCCGCGGAGCCCCGCGCAGGGCCCGCGCTGGGCACCCGGGGAGCAGGTCCTCTGGCGCTACCGCGATCACGCCCCGGGGCTGAAGGGCCCGGTCCACATCTGCCGCCCGGTGACCGTGGTGCAGGACACGGACGAGCTGCTGGCGGTGTGGATGGCCCCCGGCACCGAGTGCGTCAAGCCGGTCCTCGCCGACGGCACCTCCGTCCACGAGGAGCCGCTCGCCACCCGCTACACGGCGCCGCGGACGACCGCACGGTCGCGCTGGTTCGGCAGCGGTGTCCTGAAGCTGGCCCGGCCCGGGGAATCCTGGTCGGTGTGGCTGTTCTGGGGCCCCGGCTGGCAGTTCAAGAACTGGTACGTGAACCTGGAGGAGCCGCGTTCGCGCTGGGCCGGCGGGGTGGACTCCGTGGACCACTTCCTGGACATCGCCGTCTACCCGGACCGCAGTTGGAAGTGGCTGGACGAGGACGAGTTCGCCCAGGCGCAGCGGAGCGGCCTGATGGACCGTGAGCAGGCCGACCGCGTACGGGAGTCCGGCCGCGCGGCGGTCGAGGTGATCGAGGAATGGGGAGCCCCGTTCTCCGGCGGCTGGGAGGACTGGCGGCCGGATCCGGCCTGGAGGATTCCGGCCCTTCCGGATGACTGGGACACCACCCCGGCGCATATGACCTCATGA
- a CDS encoding SpoIIE family protein phosphatase: protein MTEYPTSQEGPQPVASGGGTDEAGHGKAPIAATEAVRTHAAGAGAGASAEPDGAASTAATDARAARSAAGAGGSAGLPRPRRNAAAPGEVPAEPGQGAARPRPGASALDAQVGAAGHGGPAEAPRPRGGDDDMTGDGNGPPAAAITSGDGGAGRHGGGGGAVPVGEATVARREGDRLRFVGAATRRIARGIDLDEIVLGLCRATVPTFSDAILVYLRDPLPVGDERPVGPVVLRLRRTDRLRPIDDLTDISSTIGAGMDLAGAAGATGELDFSQLPLVGPQGDLPAAELCEIRPGGALAEVLRGVRPVFGSSAAARAALPELLGVDHPLPRGNRAVLAPLRGRRRVIGAAVFLRSPERPAFEQNDLLVAAQLATHTALGIDKAVLYGREAYIADELQRTMLPDGLPQPTGVRLASRYLPAAETARVGGDWYDAIPLPGSRVALVVGDVMGHSMTSAAIMGQLRTTAQTLAQLDLPPAEVLHHLDEQAQRLGSDRMATCLYAVYDPVAHRITIANAGHPPPVLLHLGGRAEVLRVPPGAPIGVGGVDFEAVELDAPAGGTLLLYTDGLVESRLRDVWTGIEQLRERLATTAQLTGLDHPPPLEALCDDVLDMLGPGDRDDDIALLAARFDGIAPSDVAYWFLDPEETAPGRARRFARRALTRWGLEELEDSLELLVSEVVTNAVRYAERPVTLRLLRTDVLRCEVGDDSPQLPRQRRARDTDEGGRGLFLVNRMARRWGATRLSSGKVVWFELTLPATPERR from the coding sequence GTGACGGAGTACCCCACCTCCCAGGAGGGCCCGCAGCCCGTCGCCTCCGGCGGAGGTACGGACGAGGCCGGCCACGGCAAGGCGCCCATCGCCGCCACCGAGGCCGTACGCACGCATGCCGCGGGCGCCGGTGCCGGCGCGTCGGCGGAGCCGGACGGTGCGGCTTCCACAGCGGCCACCGACGCGCGCGCGGCCCGCTCAGCAGCGGGTGCGGGCGGCAGCGCCGGGCTCCCCCGGCCCCGACGCAACGCGGCCGCCCCCGGCGAGGTGCCGGCCGAGCCCGGCCAGGGCGCGGCCCGGCCCCGGCCCGGTGCGAGCGCCCTCGACGCGCAGGTCGGCGCGGCCGGGCACGGTGGTCCCGCCGAGGCCCCGCGCCCGCGCGGCGGGGATGACGACATGACCGGTGACGGCAACGGCCCCCCGGCCGCCGCGATCACGAGCGGTGACGGCGGAGCCGGACGCCACGGAGGTGGCGGGGGCGCCGTACCGGTCGGAGAGGCGACCGTCGCGCGCCGCGAAGGGGACCGGCTGCGCTTCGTCGGCGCCGCAACGAGGCGGATCGCCCGCGGCATCGACCTCGACGAGATCGTGCTCGGCCTGTGCCGGGCGACCGTGCCGACCTTCTCCGACGCCATCCTCGTCTACCTGCGCGACCCGCTCCCGGTCGGCGACGAGCGGCCCGTCGGGCCGGTCGTTTTAAGGCTCCGGCGCACCGATCGGCTCCGACCGATCGACGACCTGACCGACATCAGCAGCACCATCGGCGCGGGGATGGACCTCGCCGGGGCCGCGGGGGCCACCGGCGAGCTCGATTTCAGCCAGTTGCCGCTGGTGGGCCCGCAGGGTGACCTGCCCGCGGCCGAGCTGTGCGAGATCCGGCCCGGCGGCGCGCTCGCCGAGGTGCTGCGCGGCGTACGGCCCGTCTTCGGGTCCTCCGCCGCCGCCCGGGCCGCTCTGCCCGAGCTGCTCGGCGTGGACCACCCGCTGCCGCGCGGCAACCGGGCCGTCCTCGCGCCGCTGCGCGGCCGCCGCCGGGTGATCGGCGCCGCCGTCTTCCTGCGCAGCCCCGAGCGTCCCGCGTTCGAGCAGAACGACCTCCTGGTCGCCGCCCAGCTGGCCACCCACACCGCGCTCGGCATCGACAAGGCGGTCCTGTACGGCCGTGAGGCGTACATCGCCGACGAGTTGCAGCGCACCATGCTGCCCGACGGCCTCCCGCAGCCCACCGGGGTGCGGCTGGCCTCCCGCTACCTGCCCGCCGCCGAGACGGCACGGGTCGGCGGCGACTGGTACGACGCCATACCGCTGCCCGGCAGCCGCGTCGCGCTCGTCGTCGGCGACGTCATGGGCCACTCCATGACCTCCGCCGCGATCATGGGTCAGCTGCGCACCACCGCGCAGACCCTCGCGCAGCTGGACCTGCCGCCGGCCGAGGTCCTGCACCACCTGGACGAGCAGGCGCAGCGCCTGGGCTCCGACCGCATGGCCACCTGCCTGTACGCCGTCTACGATCCCGTCGCGCACCGGATCACCATCGCCAACGCGGGCCATCCGCCGCCGGTGCTGCTGCACCTGGGCGGACGCGCGGAGGTGCTCCGCGTACCCCCGGGCGCCCCCATCGGCGTCGGCGGCGTCGACTTCGAGGCCGTGGAGCTGGACGCGCCCGCCGGGGGCACCCTGCTGCTCTACACCGACGGCCTGGTGGAATCGCGCCTGCGGGACGTGTGGACCGGCATCGAGCAGCTCCGCGAGCGTCTCGCCACCACCGCCCAGCTGACCGGCCTGGACCACCCGCCGCCGCTGGAGGCGCTCTGCGACGACGTCCTGGACATGCTCGGCCCGGGTGACCGGGACGACGACATCGCGCTGCTCGCGGCCCGGTTCGACGGGATCGCACCCAGCGACGTCGCGTACTGGTTCCTGGATCCGGAGGAGACCGCCCCGGGCCGGGCCCGCCGGTTCGCCCGCCGCGCCCTGACCCGGTGGGGCCTGGAGGAGCTCGAGGACTCGCTGGAGCTGCTGGTCAGCGAGGTGGTCACCAATGCCGTTCGGTACGCGGAGCGGCCCGTGACGCTGCGCCTGCTGCGCACGGACGTGCTGCGCTGCGAGGTCGGCGACGACTCGCCGCAGCTGCCGCGCCAGCGACGGGCGCGGGACACCGACGAGGGCGGCCGCGGCCTGTTCCTGGTCAACCGGATGGCCCGGCGCTGGGGTGCGACACGGCTCAGCAGCGGAAAGGTCGTCTGGTTCGAGTTGACGCTGCCGGCGACGCCCGAGCGACGCTGA
- a CDS encoding transglycosylase domain-containing protein: MGRAEVRKAQQQRGARRAPSGRAQGTEGSGSAGKRTGIRRFFTWKKILGTFFGLALLGMGALVALYFWVEEPDPNKQALQQSNVYKYSDGTIMASKGKVNREILAIDKIPMDVQEAFIAIENKSFRNDQGVDFKGLARGLWNTATGRGKAGGSTITQQYVKNYYLTQDQTASRKLKELVISLKVDQRMKKPEILAGYLNTSYFGRGAYGIQAAAQAYYGVDVGQLTLEQGAYLATLVQAPSQYDWSTASDDTKKRIMIRYEATFVNMVENGKLDEAKRKTLKFAEPNPPQPPMGMDGQKGYLVQAAEAELNAQGVERKLIDAGGWTFTLNIDAKKQEALEKAVQDELESKLDRKDTKGKPQDQSVQAGATSVDPKTGAIVAMYGGTSLKDHWSSNALRKDYQPGSTFKPIVLASALENGAKTQDGKPITPNALYDGTSKRAVLGSDIPFAPQNQEDRDFGTPMMTVQDATNFSVNSVYAQMIVDVKPRNVKKTALALGMKDREGWPEDKPAMSLGTMSANTVEMAGVYATFDNHGKKVTPTIIKKAEHKDREVEPAQPIGAQAISRQTADTVTKVLTGVVNDEGGSGNKVRSSAYEAAGKTGTTENNVSGWFSGFTPELVTVVAIFGEEPVTAKQVTLTGTAGLGRLGGSSFPASIWKAYTLAVLKGNAGKFQLSEAEMGAVQTPSRSASPTPSTSPSSSSPTASTSPTQSPTTSPTPTATKTAPTSPTPTTTTSPSPTATKTGGPKPPDPPLVPER, from the coding sequence ATGGGCCGAGCAGAAGTGCGTAAGGCGCAGCAGCAGCGCGGTGCGCGGCGTGCGCCGAGCGGACGCGCGCAGGGCACCGAGGGAAGCGGAAGCGCCGGCAAACGCACCGGCATACGCCGCTTCTTCACCTGGAAGAAGATCCTGGGCACGTTCTTCGGGCTGGCCCTGCTCGGCATGGGCGCGCTGGTCGCCCTCTACTTCTGGGTAGAAGAGCCGGACCCCAACAAGCAGGCGCTCCAGCAGAGCAACGTCTACAAGTACTCAGACGGCACGATCATGGCCAGCAAGGGCAAGGTCAACCGCGAGATCCTGGCGATCGACAAGATCCCGATGGACGTGCAGGAGGCGTTCATTGCGATCGAGAACAAGTCCTTCCGCAACGACCAGGGCGTGGACTTCAAGGGCCTGGCCCGCGGTCTGTGGAACACGGCGACCGGGCGCGGCAAGGCCGGTGGCTCCACGATCACCCAGCAGTACGTCAAGAACTACTACCTGACCCAGGATCAGACGGCGAGCCGCAAGCTCAAGGAGCTGGTGATCTCCCTCAAGGTCGACCAGCGCATGAAGAAGCCCGAGATCCTCGCGGGTTACCTGAACACCAGCTACTTCGGGCGCGGCGCGTACGGCATCCAGGCGGCCGCCCAGGCCTACTACGGCGTCGACGTCGGCCAGTTGACGCTGGAACAGGGCGCGTACCTCGCCACCCTCGTCCAGGCCCCCAGCCAGTACGACTGGTCGACCGCCAGCGACGACACCAAGAAGCGGATCATGATCCGCTACGAGGCCACCTTCGTGAACATGGTCGAGAACGGCAAGCTGGACGAGGCCAAGCGCAAGACGCTGAAGTTCGCCGAGCCGAACCCGCCGCAGCCGCCGATGGGCATGGACGGCCAGAAGGGCTACCTGGTCCAGGCGGCCGAGGCCGAGCTCAACGCCCAGGGCGTCGAGCGGAAGCTGATCGACGCCGGTGGCTGGACGTTCACGCTGAACATCGACGCCAAGAAGCAGGAAGCGCTGGAGAAGGCAGTCCAGGACGAGCTGGAGTCCAAGCTCGACCGCAAGGACACCAAGGGCAAGCCCCAGGACCAGAGCGTGCAGGCCGGTGCCACCTCCGTGGACCCGAAGACCGGCGCGATCGTCGCGATGTACGGCGGCACGAGCCTGAAGGACCACTGGTCGAGCAACGCCCTGCGCAAGGACTACCAGCCGGGCTCGACCTTCAAGCCGATCGTGCTCGCCTCCGCGCTGGAGAACGGGGCGAAGACCCAGGACGGCAAGCCGATCACGCCGAACGCGCTCTACGACGGCACCAGCAAGCGCGCGGTCCTCGGCAGCGACATCCCGTTCGCCCCGCAGAACCAGGAGGACCGCGACTTCGGCACCCCGATGATGACGGTCCAGGACGCGACCAACTTCTCGGTCAACTCCGTCTACGCGCAGATGATCGTGGACGTCAAGCCGCGCAACGTGAAGAAGACGGCCCTGGCCCTCGGCATGAAGGACCGCGAGGGCTGGCCCGAGGACAAGCCGGCCATGTCCCTCGGCACCATGAGCGCCAACACCGTGGAGATGGCGGGCGTCTACGCCACGTTCGACAACCACGGCAAGAAGGTCACGCCGACCATCATCAAGAAGGCCGAGCACAAGGACCGCGAGGTCGAGCCGGCCCAGCCCATCGGCGCCCAGGCCATCAGCCGCCAGACCGCCGACACCGTCACCAAGGTGCTCACGGGCGTCGTCAACGACGAGGGCGGCTCCGGCAACAAGGTCCGCAGCAGCGCCTACGAGGCCGCCGGCAAGACCGGTACCACCGAGAACAACGTCTCCGGCTGGTTCTCCGGGTTCACCCCCGAACTGGTCACCGTCGTCGCGATCTTCGGTGAGGAGCCCGTCACCGCCAAGCAGGTCACCCTGACCGGTACGGCCGGCCTCGGCCGACTCGGCGGTTCCAGCTTCCCGGCCTCGATCTGGAAGGCGTACACGCTCGCCGTCCTCAAGGGCAACGCGGGCAAGTTCCAGCTGAGCGAGGCGGAGATGGGCGCCGTGCAGACGCCGTCCCGCAGCGCCTCGCCGACGCCGTCGACGTCGCCGTCCTCCAGCTCCCCGACGGCCAGCACCAGCCCGACGCAGTCCCCGACGACGTCCCCGACGCCCACGGCGACCAAGACGGCCCCGACGTCGCCGACCCCGACGACCACGACGTCCCCGTCGCCCACGGCGACCAAGACCGGCGGTCCCAAGCCGCCGGACCCGCCGCTGGTGCCCGAGCGCTAG
- a CDS encoding SPFH domain-containing protein — protein MTNQNATPDGVREFTARSVGGGLALLLGLLGLVASAGLIVAGSVATAVGVKAALISLGVLLSLVSTFAMCGLNTVAPGEARVVQMFGRYRGTIRTDGLRWVNPLTSRERISTRVRNHETAVLKVNDAYGNPIELAAVVVWRVEDTARATFEVEDFTEFVETQAEAAVRHIAIEYPYDAHEEGGLSLRGNAEEITEKLAVELRDRVDAAGVHIIESRFTHLAYAPEIASAMLQRQQAGAVVAARKQIVEGAVGMVELALTRLAEQDIVDLDPERKAAMVSNLMVVLCGDRAAQPVVNTGTLYQ, from the coding sequence ATGACGAACCAAAACGCCACCCCTGACGGAGTACGGGAGTTCACCGCGCGCAGCGTCGGCGGCGGACTGGCACTGCTGCTCGGCCTGTTGGGTCTGGTGGCGAGCGCCGGCCTGATCGTGGCCGGCTCGGTGGCCACGGCCGTCGGGGTCAAGGCGGCCCTGATATCCCTCGGCGTACTCCTGAGCCTCGTCTCCACGTTCGCGATGTGCGGGCTGAACACGGTGGCGCCGGGCGAGGCCCGGGTCGTCCAGATGTTCGGCCGCTACCGGGGCACCATCCGCACCGACGGGCTGCGCTGGGTCAACCCGCTGACCTCCCGCGAGCGGATCTCCACCCGGGTGCGCAACCACGAGACGGCCGTCCTGAAGGTCAACGACGCCTACGGCAACCCGATCGAGCTGGCGGCGGTCGTGGTGTGGCGGGTCGAGGACACGGCCCGGGCCACCTTCGAGGTCGAGGACTTCACGGAGTTCGTCGAGACCCAGGCCGAGGCGGCGGTCCGGCACATCGCCATCGAGTACCCGTACGACGCGCACGAAGAGGGCGGCCTGTCGCTGCGCGGGAACGCCGAGGAGATCACCGAGAAGCTGGCGGTCGAACTGCGCGACCGCGTCGACGCGGCCGGTGTGCACATCATCGAGTCCCGATTCACGCACCTCGCGTACGCTCCGGAGATCGCCTCCGCGATGCTCCAGCGCCAGCAGGCGGGCGCGGTCGTGGCGGCCCGCAAGCAGATCGTGGAGGGCGCGGTGGGCATGGTCGAACTGGCATTGACCCGACTGGCGGAACAGGACATCGTGGACCTGGATCCGGAGCGCAAGGCGGCCATGGTCTCGAACCTGATGGTCGTCCTGTGCGGCGACCGCGCCGCCCAGCCGGTGGTCAACACGGGAACCCTCTACCAGTGA
- a CDS encoding PadR family transcriptional regulator, producing the protein MSIGHTLLGLLEAGPRHGYDLKRTFDEKFGHDRPLAYGQVYSTMSRLLKNGLVEVDGIESGGGPDRKRYAITDAGVTDVEAWLAQPEKPEPYLHSTLYTKVVLALLTGRRADELLDTQRAEHLRLMRILTQRKRKGDIADQLVCDHALFHLEADLRWLELTAARLDQLAREVRR; encoded by the coding sequence ATGTCCATCGGTCACACCCTCCTGGGCCTCCTAGAGGCCGGCCCGCGCCACGGCTACGACCTCAAGCGCACCTTCGACGAGAAGTTCGGCCACGACCGCCCCCTCGCGTACGGGCAGGTCTACTCGACCATGTCCCGCCTCCTGAAGAACGGCCTCGTCGAGGTCGACGGGATCGAGAGCGGCGGCGGCCCCGACCGCAAGCGGTACGCCATCACCGACGCCGGCGTCACCGACGTCGAGGCCTGGCTCGCGCAGCCCGAGAAGCCCGAGCCCTACCTCCACTCGACCCTCTACACGAAGGTCGTCCTCGCCCTGCTCACCGGCCGCCGCGCCGACGAGCTGCTGGACACCCAGCGCGCCGAGCACCTGCGCCTCATGCGCATCCTCACCCAGCGCAAGCGCAAGGGGGACATCGCCGACCAACTCGTGTGCGACCACGCCCTCTTCCACCTGGAGGCGGACCTGCGGTGGCTGGAGCTCACCGCGGCCCGACTCGACCAGCTCGCCCGGGAGGTACGCCGATGA
- a CDS encoding ABC transporter ATP-binding protein, protein MTPAGSLLAATDLRKAYGTTNALDGAEFSIHAGEVVAVMGPSGSGKSTLLHCLAGIVAPDSGSIAYAGRELTSLSDAERSELRRTEFGFVFQFGQLVPELTCVENVALPLRLTGVKRKEAERTALRRMEQLQVEDLGAKRPGEISGGQGQRVAVARALVTDPRVIFADEPTGALDSLNGELVMQLLTEAARSANAAVVLVTHETRVAAYSDREIVVRDGKSRDMERIV, encoded by the coding sequence ATGACCCCGGCCGGCTCGCTGCTCGCGGCCACGGACCTGCGCAAGGCGTACGGGACCACCAACGCCCTCGACGGCGCCGAGTTCTCCATCCACGCCGGCGAGGTCGTCGCCGTCATGGGCCCCTCCGGCTCGGGCAAGTCGACCCTGCTGCACTGCCTCGCGGGCATCGTGGCGCCCGACTCCGGCTCCATCGCCTACGCCGGCCGCGAGCTCACCTCCCTGAGCGACGCCGAACGCAGCGAGCTGCGCCGCACCGAGTTCGGCTTCGTCTTCCAGTTCGGCCAGCTCGTACCGGAGCTGACCTGCGTGGAGAACGTCGCCCTCCCGCTGCGCCTGACCGGCGTCAAGCGCAAGGAGGCCGAACGCACCGCCCTACGCCGGATGGAGCAGCTCCAGGTGGAGGACCTCGGCGCCAAGCGGCCCGGCGAGATATCCGGCGGCCAGGGGCAGCGCGTGGCCGTCGCCCGCGCCCTCGTCACCGACCCCCGGGTGATCTTCGCCGACGAGCCCACCGGAGCCCTCGACTCCCTGAACGGCGAACTCGTCATGCAGCTGCTCACCGAGGCCGCCCGGTCCGCGAACGCCGCCGTCGTGCTCGTGACGCACGAGACGCGCGTGGCCGCCTACTCCGACCGCGAGATCGTCGTACGCGACGGCAAATCCCGCGACATGGAGCGCATCGTATGA